One window from the genome of Acomys russatus chromosome 30, mAcoRus1.1, whole genome shotgun sequence encodes:
- the Plk2 gene encoding serine/threonine-protein kinase PLK2 yields the protein MELLRTITYQPAGGSKMCEQALGKACGSDSKKKRPQQPSEDGQPQAQVTAAATHHHHHHSHSGPEISRIIVDPTTGKRYCRGKVLGKGGFAKCYEMTDLTNNKVYAAKIIPHSRVAKPHQREKIDKEIELHRILHHKHVVQFYHYFEDKENIYILLEYCSRRSMAHILKARKVLTEPEVRYYLRQIVSGLKYLHEQEILHRDLKLGNFFINEAMELKVGDFGLAARLEPLEHRRRTICGTPNYLSPEVLNKQGHGCESDIWALGCVMYTMLLGRPPFETTNLKETYRCIREARYTMPSSLLAPAKHLIASMLSKNPEDRPSLDDIIRHDFFLQGFTPDRLSSSCCHTVPDFHLSSPAKNFFKKAAAALFGGKKDKARYNDTHNKVSKEDEDIYKLRHDLKKTSITQQPSKHRTDEELQPPATTVARSGTSAVENKQQIGDAIRMIVRGTLGSCSSSSECLEDSTMGSVADTVARVLRGCLENMPEADCIPKEQLSTSFQWVTKWVDYSNKYGFGYQLSDHTVGVLFNNGAHMSLLPDKKTVHYYAELGQCSVFSATDAPEQFISQVTVLKYFSHYMEENLMDGGDLPSVTDIRRPRLYLLQWLKSDKALMMLFNDGTFQVNFYHDHTKIIICNQNEEYLLTYINEDRISTTFRLTTLLMSGCSLELKNRMEYALNMLLQRCN from the exons ATGGAACTCCTACGGACTATTACCTACCAGCCGGCCGGCGGCAGCAAGATGTGCGAACAGGCGCTGGGCAAAGCTTGCGGCAGCGACTCTAAGAAGAAGCGACCGCAGCAGCCCTCTGAAGACGGGCAGCCCCAGGCCCAGGTGACCGCGGCGGCCacgcaccaccatcaccaccactctCACTCGGGACCCGAGATCTCGCGGATTATCGTCGACCCCACGACGGGGAAGCGCTACTGCCGGGGCAAAGTGCTGGGCAAG GGTGGCTTTGCAAAGTGTTACGAAATGACAGATCTCACAAACAACAAAGTCTACGCTGCAAAAATCATTCCTCACAGCAGAGTAGCTAAACCTCATCAAAGGGAAAAG ATCGACAAAGAAATAGAACTGCACAGAATCCTGCACCATAAGCACGTGGTACAGTTTTACCACTACtttgaagacaaagaaaacatttacatccTCCTGGAATACTGCAGCAGGAGG tCCATGGCTCATATCTTGAAAGCAAGGAAGGTGTTGACAGAGCCAGAAGTCCGGTACTACCTCAGGCAGATTGTGTCGGGACTCAAGTACCTTCATGAACAAGAAATCTTGCACAGAGATCTCAAGCTAG GAAACTTTTTCATCAATGAAGCCATGGAACTGAAGGTTGGAGACTTCGGTTTGGCAGCCAGACTGGAACCCTTGGAGCACAGAAGGAG AACAATATGTGGTACCCCAAATTATCTCTCCCCTGAAGTCCTCAACAAACAAGGACACGGCTGTGAATCGGACATCTGGGCCTTAGGTTGCGTCAT GTACACGATGCTGCTAGGAAGGCCCCCGTTCGAAACTACAAATCTGAAAGAGACGTACCGGTGCATAAGGGAAGCGAGGTATACGATGCCATCTTCATTACTGGCCCCGGCTAAGCACTTGATAGCTAGCATGCTGTCCAAAAACCCAGAGGACCGCCCCAGTTTGGATGACATCATTCGGCACGACTTCTTTCTGCAG GGCTTCACTCCAGACCGACTCTCCTCCAGCTGTTGCCACACAGTTCCAGACTTCCACTTATCAAGCCCAGCCAAGAACTTCTTTAAGAAAGCCGCTGCTGCTCTTTTTGGTGgcaaaaaagacaaagcaagatataACGACACACACA ACAAAGTGTCTAAAGAAGATGAAGACATTTACAAGCTTAGGCATGATTTGAAGAAGACGTCGATAACCCAGCAACCTAGCAAACACAGAACAGATGAG GAGCTCCAGCCGCCTGCCACTACAGTCGCCAGATCTGGAACCTCCGCAGTGGAAAACAAACAGCAGATTGGGGATGCGATTCGGATGATAGTCAGAGGGACGCTTGGCAGCTGCAGCAGTAGCAGTGAGT GCCTGGAAGATAGTACCATGGGAAGTGTTGCAGACACAGTGGCAAGAGTCCTCAGAGGATGTCTAGAAAACATGCCGGAAGCTGACTGTATTCCCAAAGAGCAGCTGAGCACGTCCTTTCAGTGGGTCACCAAATGGGTCGATTACTCCAACAAGTACGGCTTTGGGTACCAGCTCTCAGACCACACTGTTGGAGTCCTTTTCAACAATGGCGCTCACATGAGCCTCCTCCCAGACAAGAA AACTGTTCACTATTATGCGGAACTTGGCCAGTGCTCTGTTTTCTCAGCAACAGATGCCCCCGAGCAGTTTATCAGTCAAGTGACTGTGCTGAAGTACTTTTCTCATTACATGGAAGAGAACCTCATGGAT GGTGGCGACCTCCCTAGTGTAACTGATATTCGAAGACCTCGGCTCTACCTCCTTCAGTGGTTGAAATCCGACAAAGCCTTGATGATGCTCTTCAATGACGGCACATTTCAG GTCAATTTCTACCATGACCATACAAAAATCATCATCTGCAACCAAAATGAAGAATACCTCCTCACGTACATCAATGAAGACAGGATATCTACCACGTTCAGACTGACGACTCTGTTGATGTCCGGCTGTTCATTAGAATTAAAGAACCGAATGGAGTACGCCCTGAACATGCTCTTACAGAGGTGTAACTGA